In archaeon BMS3Bbin15, a genomic segment contains:
- a CDS encoding quinolinate synthetase, giving the protein MVAFVRHSAGSEFIVCTEIGLKHGLEKEFPEKSFYFPSEFALCRNHKSIDLGDIYLSMKDMEKKVEIPEDIAEKARQALHAGGII; this is encoded by the coding sequence ATGGTTGCTTTTGTAAGGCACTCTGCTGGTAGCGAGTTTATTGTGTGCACTGAAATAGGTTTAAAGCACGGTCTGGAGAAGGAGTTCCCTGAAAAGAGCTTTTACTTTCCAAGTGAATTTGCACTTTGCAGGAATCACAAGAGCATTGACCTCGGTGATATATATCTATCTATGAAGGATATGGAGAAGAAGGTTGAAATACCGGAAGATATAGCTGAGAAAGCCAGGCAGGCTCTTCATGCCGGCGGAATAATTTAA